CACCTCGCCATGTTCAGCCATCCGGGGGGAAGAATGCACCGTCGCTGAGCGGATTGCAGGCATAAAAAAAGCGGCTTTTCAGCCGCTTTTTTACCGTTGCGAAGGGTTACTTCTTCTTCGCTTTCGGGTTTGGCAGGTCGGTAATGCTGCCTTCGTACACTTCTGCGGCCAGGCCAACAGATTCGTGCAGGGTCGGGTGGGCGTGAATGGTCAGCGCGATATCTTCCGCATCGCAGCCCATTTCGATAGCCAGACCGATTTCACCCAGCAGCTCGCCGCCGTTGGTCCCGACAATAGCGCCACCGATAACCCGGTGAGACTCTTTGTCAAAGATGAGCTTAGTCATACCGTCTGCACAGTCAGAAGCGATAGCACGGCCAGAGGCAGCCCACGGGAAGGTGGCTGTTTCGTAGCTGATGCCTTTCTCTTTGGCTTCTTTCTCGGTCAGACCAACCCATGCCACTTCTGGTTCGGTATAGGCGATAGACGGGATAACCTTCGGATCGAAGTAGTGTTTTTTACCGGCGATAACTTCAGCGGCCACGTGGCCTTCATGCACACCTTTGTGAGCCAGCATCGGCTGGCCGACAATATCACCGATAGCGTAGATGTGCGGTACGTTTGTACGCAGCTGCTTGTCAACGTGGATAAAGCCACGGTCGTCCACTTCAACACCGGCTTTGCCCGCATCAACGTTTTTACCGTTCGGCACACGGCCGATAGCCACCAGCACCGCGTCATAACGCTGTGCTTCTGCCGGGGCTTTTTTGCCTTCCATCGTCACGTAGATACCGTCTTCTTTCGCTTCAACGGCAGTGACTTTGGTTTCCAGCATCAGGTTGAATTTCTTGCTGATACGCTTGGTGAAGACTTTCACCACGTCTTTGTCGGCAGCCGGGATCACCTGGTCGAACATTTCAACCACATCAATCTGTGAGCCCAGGGCGTGATACACGGTCCCCATTTCCAGGCCGATGATACCGCCACCCATAACCAGCATGCGCTTCGGTACATATTTCAGCTCCAGTGCGTCGGTGGAGTCCCATACGCGCGGATCTTCATGAGGAATAAACGGCAGCTGGATCGGGCGGGAGCCCGCTGCAATGATGGCGTTGTCGAAGTTGATCACGGTTTTGCCGCCTTCACCTTCCACTTCCAGGGTGTTCGCACCGGTAAATTTACCAATGCCGTTCACCACCTGGACTTTACGGCCTTTCGCCATACCGGCCAGGCCACCAGTCAGTTGAGTAATGACCTTTTCTTTCCAGGTGCGGATTTTGTCGATATCGGTTTTCGGCTCGCCGAACACGATACCGTGCTCTGCCAGCGCTTTGGCTTCTTCGATAACTTTCGCTACGTGCAGCAGCGCTTTAGACGGAATACAGCCAACGTTCAGACACACCCCACCCAGGGTGCTGTAACGTTCTACAATAACAGTGTCCAGACCTAAGTCAGCGCAACGGAAGGCCGCAGAATACCCTGCGGGGCCAGCCCCAAGTACCACGACCTGAGTTTTAATTTCAGTACTCATCATGACCTCTTAATTTATTTCCGGCGGGTCTGACGTTACCCTCATCGCCTTATAAACCCCAGCCACCAGAGTGCGGCTGAAATCATGACGGGATGGTGTTGTTAGCGCCCATATCCACCGGGACGTTCTATCCGTCGGTATTTTACAAAATTGTTAACAATTTTGAAACAACAAAACGGCGAACGATTTGTCCTTAATGGCGGGTAACCCTGAGACCAGAAGCGGGCTACCAGAAAAAAGCCGGCCGTCAGGCCGGCTTTTCGGTTACATCACCAGGCGGCGAATGTCACTCAGCATATTATTGATAATGGTGATAAAGCGCGCCCCGTCGGCACCGTCAATCACACGGTGGTCAAAGGAGAGCGAAATCGGCATCATCAGGCGCGGCATAAACTCTTTACCGTTCCACACCGGCTCCATGCTGGATTTAGACACACCCAGGATAGCCACTTCCGGCGCGTTAACAATCGGCGCGAAGTGGGTCGTGCCCAGGCCACCGATGCTGGAGATAGTAAAGCAACCGCCCTGCATTTCACCGGCAGTCAGTTTACCATCGCGCGCTTTTTTAGAGATAACCGTCAGCTCGCGGGACAGCTCGGTAATGCTCTTCTTGTTCACGTCTTTAAAGACCGGAACCACCAGACCATTTGGCGTATCAACAGCCACACCGATATTGATGTATTTCTTCAGAGTCAGCTTCTGGCCATCTTCAGACAGGGAGCTGTTAAAGCGCGGCATCTGCTCAAGCGCTGCGGCAACCGCCTTCATGATGAACACAACCGGCGTGAATTTCACATCCAGTTTA
This Shimwellia blattae DSM 4481 = NBRC 105725 DNA region includes the following protein-coding sequences:
- the lpdA gene encoding dihydrolipoyl dehydrogenase, which gives rise to MSTEIKTQVVVLGAGPAGYSAAFRCADLGLDTVIVERYSTLGGVCLNVGCIPSKALLHVAKVIEEAKALAEHGIVFGEPKTDIDKIRTWKEKVITQLTGGLAGMAKGRKVQVVNGIGKFTGANTLEVEGEGGKTVINFDNAIIAAGSRPIQLPFIPHEDPRVWDSTDALELKYVPKRMLVMGGGIIGLEMGTVYHALGSQIDVVEMFDQVIPAADKDVVKVFTKRISKKFNLMLETKVTAVEAKEDGIYVTMEGKKAPAEAQRYDAVLVAIGRVPNGKNVDAGKAGVEVDDRGFIHVDKQLRTNVPHIYAIGDIVGQPMLAHKGVHEGHVAAEVIAGKKHYFDPKVIPSIAYTEPEVAWVGLTEKEAKEKGISYETATFPWAASGRAIASDCADGMTKLIFDKESHRVIGGAIVGTNGGELLGEIGLAIEMGCDAEDIALTIHAHPTLHESVGLAAEVYEGSITDLPNPKAKKK